A region of Arabidopsis thaliana chromosome 5, partial sequence DNA encodes the following proteins:
- a CDS encoding binding protein (binding; FUNCTIONS IN: binding; INVOLVED IN: biological_process unknown; LOCATED IN: mitochondrion, nucleus; EXPRESSED IN: cotyledon, guard cell, cultured cell; CONTAINS InterPro DOMAIN/s: Armadillo-type fold (InterPro:IPR016024); BEST Arabidopsis thaliana protein match is: ARM repeat superfamily protein (TAIR:AT1G77600.2); Has 30201 Blast hits to 17322 proteins in 780 species: Archae - 12; Bacteria - 1396; Metazoa - 17338; Fungi - 3422; Plants - 5037; Viruses - 0; Other Eukaryotes - 2996 (source: NCBI BLink).): MAQKPEEQLKELGSKLDLAPVSKDSLLKLLKEAAVCLSELEQSPPPAVLKSIQPFLDAVIKPEILNHQDKDVKLLVASCVSEITRITAPEAPYSDNIMKDIFQLIVSAFAGLNDVSGPSFGRRVLILETVAKYRSCVVMLDLECDDLVKEVFTTFLDVARDDHPEIVFSSMQNIMIVLLEESEDVQEHLLLILLSKLGRNRSDVRDAARRLAMKVIEHCAPKVESDIKQFLISSMSGDSRFSSSQIDYHEVIYDLYRCAPQALSGVAPYLTGELLADKLETRLKVVGLVGELFSLPGRVISEEFDSIFLEFLKRLTDRVVEVRMAILDHIKDCLLSDPLRAEASQIISALCDRLLDYDENIRKQVVAVICDVSVSALTSIPVDTMKLVAERLRDKAILVKTYTMERLTELFRVYCLRCADGKVDTGDFNWIPGKILRCLYDKDFRSDTIEYILCSSLFPSDFSVRDKVKHWIQIFSGFDKVETKAFEKILEQRQRIQQEMQRYLSIKQTQQTADAPEIQKKILFGFRVMSRAFSDPPKTEQNFLILDQLKDANIWKILTNLLDPNTSITQASRIRDDMLKILSEKHSLYDFLSTLSIKCSYLLFSKEYVKEILAEVSVRKSSKNTLGIQPCMDFLGLLACFCPSLFDGAEEELISFLKDDDEMMKEGTLKILAKAGGTIRENLIVLASSVDLLLERICVEGNRKQAKYAVHALASITKDDGLKSLSVLYKRLVDMLEDKRYQPAVLQCLGCIAQIAMPVYETRESEVVEFIRSKILKLKSETVDDKKLSWDDKSEICQLKIYGIKTLVKSYLPFKDAQLRAGVDDLLGILKNILSFGEVSEDLESSSVDKAHLRLAAAKAVLRLSRHWDDKIPIEIFHLTLKTPEIPFPTAKKIFLGKVHQYVKDRVLEMKYACSFLFDITGSNVLESEEDKHNLADIIQHSYQTKVRKISAQTDANSVTLYPHHILPYLVHALAHHSCPDVEKCKDVKEYEMIYRQLYLIISMLLHKEEDGKTEDIDKEREYVPTIILIFHSIKQSEDVTDATKSKNSHAICELGLSIINHLTQKEPDLQGEITPVSLPPTLYKPSEKVEGDKSQVGEEKLWLADETVLLHFRALKLESHADASVIPQTSENEVMIDGESDGNEIPLGKIVERLRAQGTKTRKGKKNKSVPAEDENGKNDVDVLKMVREINLDHLQMLDKFESSNGHKHSPSERAEICQRDQKGNKRNVGDATSVVSVPKRRRSSSGHSPYKFSNSGPKVQLKASEDELHLESDMDKNVSLDSHDENSDQEKMLESISPRKRKKSLSSKLKITESDWALTDVERQSRSAGGGDSKLKSASGSMKKRKNVSGLAKCSTKENKLVNDELIGCRIEVWWPMDKRFYEGTVKSYDSTKQRHVILYEDGDVEVLNLKKEQWELIDTGGKTAKKSRTSKGNSKKKRSSGSKPKNPDGVQRDEDPVTTTPKGKRTPKKNLKQLHPKDTPKSLSLEHEKVESRNKKRRSSALPKTEYSGEAGEEKSESEGKSLKEGEDDEEVVNKEEDLQEAKTESSGDAEGKEAEHDDSDTEGKQENNEMEREAEENAETSDNETLGAWKSKVGKSISRTAI, encoded by the exons ATGGCTCAGAAGCCGGAGGAACAGTTGAAAGAGCTGGGATCGAAGCTTGACCTAGCTCCTGTTTCTAAAGATTCATTGCTCAAACTCTTAAAG GAAGCTGCTGTTTGTCTTTCTGAGTTGGAGCAGTCTCCACCACCTGCAGTGCTCAAGTCCATTCAGCCTTTTCTTGATGCAGTTATTAAACCTGAAATTCTCAACCATCAAGACAAGGATGTCAAGCTTCTTGTTGCAAGCTGCGTTTCTGAGATAACTCGTATTACAGCACCTGAAGCGCCTTACAGTGATAATATTATGAAG GATATTTTTCAACTAATTGTGAGCGCTTTTGCTGGGTTGAATGATGTCAGTGGTCCATCATTTGGAAGGAGGGTTCTCATTTTAGAAACGGTTGCAAAGTACAGGTCATGTGTAGTGATGTTGGATCTTGAATGTGATGATCTGGTGAAAGAAGTGTTTACTACATTTCTTGATGTTGCTAG AGATGACCATCCGGAGATTGTTTTCTCATCAATGCAAAATATAATGATTGTTCTTTTAGAAGAAAGCGAAGATGTGCAAGAGCACCTTTTACTAATTTTACTCTCTAAATTGGGCCGCAATAGAAGT GACGTTAGAGATGCTGCAAGAAGACTTGCTATGAAAGTCATAGAGCATTGTGCGCCCAAAGTTGAATCTGACATAAAGCAGTTCCTTATCTCTTCAATGTCTGGAGATAGCCGATTTTCCAGCAGTCAAATTGACTACCATGAGGTTATCTATGATTTGTACCGCTGTGCTCCTCAGGCCCTATCTGGAGTTGCACCATATCTCACTGGAGAGCTTTTg GCGGATAAACTGGAAACTCGTTTGAAAGTGGTTGGATTGGTTGGAGAGTTGTTTTCCTTGCCTGGACGTGTCATCTCTGAAGAGTtcgattcaatttttttggagtttctGAAAAGGCTGACCGATAGGGTAGTTGAAGTTAGGATGGCCATCCTTGACCATATTAAGGACTGTTTGCTCTCAGATCCTTTGAGAGCTGAGGCTTCTCAAATTATAT CTGCTCTCTGTGACCGGCTCTTGGATTATGATGAGAATATCCGCAAACAAGTTGTTGCTGTTATTTGTGATGTGTCTGTGAGTGCATTGACGTCGATTCCAGTTGACACTATGAAGTTAGTTGCTGAACGGCTTCGTGACAAAGCT ATACTCGTAAAAACATACACAATGGAAAGGTTGACTGAGTTGTTCCGGGTATATTGCTTACGGTGTGCTGATGGGAAGGTAGACACTGGCGATTTTAATTGGATTCCTGGAAAAATCTTGAGATGTCTTTATGACAAAGATTTCAG GTCAGATACAATTGAGTATATTCTATGCAGTTCACTGTTTCCTAGTGATTTCTCAGTAAGAGATAAAGTTAAGCATTGGATACAAATCTTTTCCGGGTTTGACAAAGTGGAGACCAAAGCTTTTGAGAAGATACTGGAGCAAAGACAAAG GATACAACAAGAAATGCAAAGATATTTGTCAATCAAGCAGACACAACAG ACTGCTGATGCTCCTGAGATTCAGAAAAAGATCCTATTTGGATTCAGAGTTATGTCACGTGCATTTTCTGACCCCCCAAAGACTGagcaaaactttttaattcttGATCAACTGAAAGATGCTAATATCTGGAAGATTTTGACTAATCTGCTTGATCCCAACACTAGCATAACGCAAGCATCCAGGATTCGG GATGATATGCTTAAAATACTCTCTGAGAAGCATTCTCTCTATGATTTTCTCAGCACTCTCTCCATAAAGTGTTCTTATCTGCTATTCAGTAAGGAGTATGTGAAAGAGATATTAGCGGAAGTATCTGTTAGAAAGTCTTCTAAAAATACATTGGGGATCCAACCTTGCATGGACTTCTTAGGG ctCCTGGCATGTTTCTGTCCATCATTGTTTGATGGCGCTGAAGAAGAACTGATAAGTTTCCTTAAAGATGACGATGAAATGATGAAGGAGGGTACTCTAAAAATTCTGGCAAAAGCAGGTGGAACTATTCGGGAGAATCTCATTGTTTTAGCAAG TTCTGTGGACCTTTTACTGGAGAGGATTTGTGTAGAAGGAAACCGCAAGCAGGCTAAGTATGCTGTGCATGCGCTAGCATCAATAACAAAGGATGATGGCCTGAAGTCGCTCTCTGTTCTATACAAG AGACTTGTGGACATGCTGGAGGACAAGAGATATCAGCCGGCTGTTCTTCAGTGTCTTGGATGCATAGCACAGATTGCGATGCCAGTCTATGAGACTAGAGAAAGCGAAGTAGTTGAGTTTATTAGAAGCAAAATCCTAAAGCTCAAAAGT GAAACTGTGGATGACAAAAAATTGTCATGGGATGACAAAAGTGAAATTTGTCAACTGAAG ATATATGGGATCAAGACGTTGGTTAAGAGCTATTTACCTTTTAAGGATGCTCAACTTCGTGCGGGTGTTGATGATCTTCTTGGAATACTAAAAAACATTCTTTCCTTTGGCGAAGTATCCGAAGATCTAGAATCAAG TTCTGTTGACAAGGCCCATTTGAGACTTGCTGCTGCAAAGGCTGTCCTCCGCCTTTCTAGACATTGGGATGATAAGATACCTATTGAGATCTTCCatttaactttaaaaacccCTGAG ATACCATTTCCTACAGCTAAGAAAATATTCCTTGGGAAAGTTCACCAGTATGTAAAGGATCGGGTTTTGGAGATGAAGTATGCCTGTTCATTCCTATTTGATATCACTGGATCAAATGTTCTCGAATCAGAGGAG GATAAACACAACCTAGCTGATATCATACAGCATTCTTATCAAACAAAAGTGCGGAAAATTTCGGCTCAGACTGATGCAAATTCAGTTACTCTCTACCCTCATCATATCCTCCCTTATCTGGTTCATGCACTTGCGCATCATTCTTGTCCTGATGTCGAGAAATGCAAAGACGTGAAGGAATATGAAATGATATATCG CCAATTATACTTGATCATTTCTATGTTGCTCCATAAAGAGGAAGACGGGAAGACTGAAGATATTGATAAGGAACGTGAGTACGTTCCCACCATTATTCTTATCTTCCATAGTATAAAACAGTCAGAAGATGTCACTGATGCAACAAAGTCAAAG AACTCACATGCGATCTGTGAGCTTGGGCTGTCAATAATCAATCACTTAACTCAGAAAGAGCCTGATCTACAAGGGGAAATCACACCTGTATCGCTGCCTCCGACGCTGTACAAACCTTCTGAAAAAGTTGAAGGAGACAAGTCTCAG GTAGGTGAAGAAAAATTGTGGCTAGCTGATGAGACTGTCCTGTTACACTTCAGGGCTCTCAAGTTGGAGAGTCATGCTGATGCATCT GTGATCCCCCAAACTTCAGAAAATGAGGTTATGATTGATGGGGAAAGTGATGGAAATGAAATTCCTCTGGGTAAAATAGTAGAGCGTTTGAGAGCTCAGGGAACCAAGACTAGAAAGGGCAAAAAGAATAAATCTGTACCAGCTGAAGATGAGAATGGTAAAAATGATGTCGATGTTTTGAAGATGGTGAGGGAGATAAATCTAGATCACTTACAAATGCTGGATAAATTCGAATCCAGTAATGGACACAAACATTCCCCTAGTGAGAGAGCAGAGATATGTCAAAGAGATCAGAAGGGTAACAAAAGGAATGTTGGTGATGCAACATCAGTAGTTTCAGTCCCTAAGCGCCGGAGATCATCTTCTGGCCATAGTCCTTACAAGTTCTCAAACAGTGGTCCTAAAGTTCAACTGAAAGCTTCTGAAGATGAGTTGCATCTAGAGAGTGACATGGACAAAAATGTCTCTTTGGACTCGCACGATGAAAATTCTGACCAAGAGAAAATGTTAGAAAGCATCTCTCCCcggaagagaaagaaaagcttatcatcaaaattaaagattaCAGAATCTGATTGGGCTCTCACCGATGTGGAGAGG CAGAGTAGGTCAGCAGGAGGTGGTGATAGCAAATTAAAGTCTGCCTCTGGATCAATGAAAAAGCGAAAAAACGTGTCAGGACTGGCGAAG TGCTCtacaaaggaaaataaattgGTAAATGATGAACTGATCGGTTGCCGAATAGAAGTTTGGTGGCCTATGGATAAACG GTTTTATGAAGGGACAGTGAAATCTTATGATTCCACAAAACAGAGACATGTG ATACTTTATGAGGATGGAGATGTTGAAGTACTTAACCTAAAGAAAGAACAGTGGGAGCTCATAGACACTGGTGGAAAGACCGCAAAG AAGTCCAGAACATCAAAGGGAaattcgaagaagaaaag atcTTCTGGAAGTAAGCCTAAGAATCCGGATGGCGTACAGAGGGATGAAGACCCAGTTACTACTAC gccaaaaggaaaaagaactccaaagaaaaacttaaaacagTTACACCCAAAAGATACACCAAAAAGTCTTTCTTTAGAACATGAGAAAGTAGAGagcagaaacaagaaaagacgATCTTCTGCTTTGCCAA AGACAGAATATAGTGGGGAGGCTGGCGAAGAAAAATCAGAGTCTGAAGGAAAGTCGTTGAAAGAAGGTGAGGATGATGAGGAAGTTgtaaacaaggaagaagatttaCAGGAGGCAAAAACAGAGTCGAGTGGGGACGCTGAGGGGAAAGAAGCTGAACATGACGACTCAGATACTGAagggaaacaagaaaacaatgaaatggAGAGAGAAGCTGAAGAGAATGCTGAGACTTCTGACAATGAGACTCTT GGAGCTTGGAAGAGTAAAGTGGGTAAGTCAATCTCGAGGACAGCAATATAG
- a CDS encoding binding protein (binding; FUNCTIONS IN: binding; INVOLVED IN: biological_process unknown; LOCATED IN: mitochondrion, nucleus; EXPRESSED IN: cotyledon, guard cell, cultured cell; CONTAINS InterPro DOMAIN/s: Armadillo-type fold (InterPro:IPR016024); BEST Arabidopsis thaliana protein match is: ARM repeat superfamily protein (TAIR:AT1G77600.2); Has 30201 Blast hits to 17322 proteins in 780 species: Archae - 12; Bacteria - 1396; Metazoa - 17338; Fungi - 3422; Plants - 5037; Viruses - 0; Other Eukaryotes - 2996 (source: NCBI BLink).), whose protein sequence is MAQKPEEQLKELGSKLDLAPVSKDSLLKLLKEAAVCLSELEQSPPPAVLKSIQPFLDAVIKPEILNHQDKDVKLLVASCVSEITRITAPEAPYSDNIMKDIFQLIVSAFAGLNDVSGPSFGRRVLILETVAKYRSCVVMLDLECDDLVKEVFTTFLDVARDDHPEIVFSSMQNIMIVLLEESEDVQEHLLLILLSKLGRNRSDVRDAARRLAMKVIEHCAPKVESDIKQFLISSMSGDSRFSSSQIDYHEVIYDLYRCAPQALSGVAPYLTGELLADKLETRLKVVGLVGELFSLPGRVISEEFDSIFLEFLKRLTDRVVEVRMAILDHIKDCLLSDPLRAEASQIISALCDRLLDYDENIRKQVVAVICDVSVSALTSIPVDTMKLVAERLRDKAILVKTYTMERLTELFRVYCLRCADGKVDTGDFNWIPGKILRCLYDKDFRSDTIEYILCSSLFPSDFSVRDKVKHWIQIFSGFDKVETKAFEKILEQRQRIQQEMQRYLSIKQTQQTADAPEIQKKILFGFRVMSRAFSDPPKTEQNFLILDQLKDANIWKILTNLLDPNTSITQASRIRDDMLKILSEKHSLYDFLSTLSIKCSYLLFSKEYVKEILAEVSVRKSSKNTLGIQPCMDFLGLLACFCPSLFDGAEEELISFLKDDDEMMKEGTLKILAKAGGTIRENLIVLASSVDLLLERICVEGNRKQAKYAVHALASITKDDGLKSLSVLYKRLVDMLEDKRYQPAVLQCLGCIAQIAMPVYETRESEVVEFIRSKILKLKSETVDDKKLSWDDKSEICQLKIYGIKTLVKSYLPFKDAQLRAGVDDLLGILKNILSFGEVSEDLESSSVDKAHLRLAAAKAVLRLSRHWDDKIPIEIFHLTLKTPEIPFPTAKKIFLGKVHQYVKDRVLEMKYACSFLFDITGSNVLESEEDKHNLADIIQHSYQTKVRKISAQTDANSVTLYPHHILPYLVHALAHHSCPDVEKCKDVKEYEMIYRQLYLIISMLLHKEEDGKTEDIDKEREYVPTIILIFHSIKQSEDVTDATKSKNSHAICELGLSIINHLTQKEPDLQGEITPVSLPPTLYKPSEKVEGDKSQVGEEKLWLADETVLLHFRALKLESHADASVIPQTSENEVMIDGESDGNEIPLGKIVERLRAQGTKTRKGKKNKSVPAEDENGKNDVDVLKMVREINLDHLQMLDKFESSNGHKHSPSERAEICQRDQKGNKRNVGDATSVVSVPKRRRSSSGHSPYKFSNSGPKVQLKASEDELHLESDMDKNVSLDSHDENSDQEKMLESISPRKRKKSLSSKLKITESDWALTDVERQSRSAGGGDSKLKSASGSMKKRKNVSGLAKCSTKENKLVNDELIGCRIEVWWPMDKRFYEGTVKSYDSTKQRHVILYEDGDVEVLNLKKEQWELIDTGGKTAKKSRTSKGNSKKKRSSGSKPKNPDGVQRDEDPVTTTPKGKRTPKKNLKQLHPKDTPKSLSLEHEKVESRNKKRRSSALPIETEYSGEAGEEKSESEGKSLKEGEDDEEVVNKEEDLQEAKTESSGDAEGKEAEHDDSDTEGKQENNEMEREAEENAETSDNETLGAWKSKVGKSISRTAI, encoded by the exons ATGGCTCAGAAGCCGGAGGAACAGTTGAAAGAGCTGGGATCGAAGCTTGACCTAGCTCCTGTTTCTAAAGATTCATTGCTCAAACTCTTAAAG GAAGCTGCTGTTTGTCTTTCTGAGTTGGAGCAGTCTCCACCACCTGCAGTGCTCAAGTCCATTCAGCCTTTTCTTGATGCAGTTATTAAACCTGAAATTCTCAACCATCAAGACAAGGATGTCAAGCTTCTTGTTGCAAGCTGCGTTTCTGAGATAACTCGTATTACAGCACCTGAAGCGCCTTACAGTGATAATATTATGAAG GATATTTTTCAACTAATTGTGAGCGCTTTTGCTGGGTTGAATGATGTCAGTGGTCCATCATTTGGAAGGAGGGTTCTCATTTTAGAAACGGTTGCAAAGTACAGGTCATGTGTAGTGATGTTGGATCTTGAATGTGATGATCTGGTGAAAGAAGTGTTTACTACATTTCTTGATGTTGCTAG AGATGACCATCCGGAGATTGTTTTCTCATCAATGCAAAATATAATGATTGTTCTTTTAGAAGAAAGCGAAGATGTGCAAGAGCACCTTTTACTAATTTTACTCTCTAAATTGGGCCGCAATAGAAGT GACGTTAGAGATGCTGCAAGAAGACTTGCTATGAAAGTCATAGAGCATTGTGCGCCCAAAGTTGAATCTGACATAAAGCAGTTCCTTATCTCTTCAATGTCTGGAGATAGCCGATTTTCCAGCAGTCAAATTGACTACCATGAGGTTATCTATGATTTGTACCGCTGTGCTCCTCAGGCCCTATCTGGAGTTGCACCATATCTCACTGGAGAGCTTTTg GCGGATAAACTGGAAACTCGTTTGAAAGTGGTTGGATTGGTTGGAGAGTTGTTTTCCTTGCCTGGACGTGTCATCTCTGAAGAGTtcgattcaatttttttggagtttctGAAAAGGCTGACCGATAGGGTAGTTGAAGTTAGGATGGCCATCCTTGACCATATTAAGGACTGTTTGCTCTCAGATCCTTTGAGAGCTGAGGCTTCTCAAATTATAT CTGCTCTCTGTGACCGGCTCTTGGATTATGATGAGAATATCCGCAAACAAGTTGTTGCTGTTATTTGTGATGTGTCTGTGAGTGCATTGACGTCGATTCCAGTTGACACTATGAAGTTAGTTGCTGAACGGCTTCGTGACAAAGCT ATACTCGTAAAAACATACACAATGGAAAGGTTGACTGAGTTGTTCCGGGTATATTGCTTACGGTGTGCTGATGGGAAGGTAGACACTGGCGATTTTAATTGGATTCCTGGAAAAATCTTGAGATGTCTTTATGACAAAGATTTCAG GTCAGATACAATTGAGTATATTCTATGCAGTTCACTGTTTCCTAGTGATTTCTCAGTAAGAGATAAAGTTAAGCATTGGATACAAATCTTTTCCGGGTTTGACAAAGTGGAGACCAAAGCTTTTGAGAAGATACTGGAGCAAAGACAAAG GATACAACAAGAAATGCAAAGATATTTGTCAATCAAGCAGACACAACAG ACTGCTGATGCTCCTGAGATTCAGAAAAAGATCCTATTTGGATTCAGAGTTATGTCACGTGCATTTTCTGACCCCCCAAAGACTGagcaaaactttttaattcttGATCAACTGAAAGATGCTAATATCTGGAAGATTTTGACTAATCTGCTTGATCCCAACACTAGCATAACGCAAGCATCCAGGATTCGG GATGATATGCTTAAAATACTCTCTGAGAAGCATTCTCTCTATGATTTTCTCAGCACTCTCTCCATAAAGTGTTCTTATCTGCTATTCAGTAAGGAGTATGTGAAAGAGATATTAGCGGAAGTATCTGTTAGAAAGTCTTCTAAAAATACATTGGGGATCCAACCTTGCATGGACTTCTTAGGG ctCCTGGCATGTTTCTGTCCATCATTGTTTGATGGCGCTGAAGAAGAACTGATAAGTTTCCTTAAAGATGACGATGAAATGATGAAGGAGGGTACTCTAAAAATTCTGGCAAAAGCAGGTGGAACTATTCGGGAGAATCTCATTGTTTTAGCAAG TTCTGTGGACCTTTTACTGGAGAGGATTTGTGTAGAAGGAAACCGCAAGCAGGCTAAGTATGCTGTGCATGCGCTAGCATCAATAACAAAGGATGATGGCCTGAAGTCGCTCTCTGTTCTATACAAG AGACTTGTGGACATGCTGGAGGACAAGAGATATCAGCCGGCTGTTCTTCAGTGTCTTGGATGCATAGCACAGATTGCGATGCCAGTCTATGAGACTAGAGAAAGCGAAGTAGTTGAGTTTATTAGAAGCAAAATCCTAAAGCTCAAAAGT GAAACTGTGGATGACAAAAAATTGTCATGGGATGACAAAAGTGAAATTTGTCAACTGAAG ATATATGGGATCAAGACGTTGGTTAAGAGCTATTTACCTTTTAAGGATGCTCAACTTCGTGCGGGTGTTGATGATCTTCTTGGAATACTAAAAAACATTCTTTCCTTTGGCGAAGTATCCGAAGATCTAGAATCAAG TTCTGTTGACAAGGCCCATTTGAGACTTGCTGCTGCAAAGGCTGTCCTCCGCCTTTCTAGACATTGGGATGATAAGATACCTATTGAGATCTTCCatttaactttaaaaacccCTGAG ATACCATTTCCTACAGCTAAGAAAATATTCCTTGGGAAAGTTCACCAGTATGTAAAGGATCGGGTTTTGGAGATGAAGTATGCCTGTTCATTCCTATTTGATATCACTGGATCAAATGTTCTCGAATCAGAGGAG GATAAACACAACCTAGCTGATATCATACAGCATTCTTATCAAACAAAAGTGCGGAAAATTTCGGCTCAGACTGATGCAAATTCAGTTACTCTCTACCCTCATCATATCCTCCCTTATCTGGTTCATGCACTTGCGCATCATTCTTGTCCTGATGTCGAGAAATGCAAAGACGTGAAGGAATATGAAATGATATATCG CCAATTATACTTGATCATTTCTATGTTGCTCCATAAAGAGGAAGACGGGAAGACTGAAGATATTGATAAGGAACGTGAGTACGTTCCCACCATTATTCTTATCTTCCATAGTATAAAACAGTCAGAAGATGTCACTGATGCAACAAAGTCAAAG AACTCACATGCGATCTGTGAGCTTGGGCTGTCAATAATCAATCACTTAACTCAGAAAGAGCCTGATCTACAAGGGGAAATCACACCTGTATCGCTGCCTCCGACGCTGTACAAACCTTCTGAAAAAGTTGAAGGAGACAAGTCTCAG GTAGGTGAAGAAAAATTGTGGCTAGCTGATGAGACTGTCCTGTTACACTTCAGGGCTCTCAAGTTGGAGAGTCATGCTGATGCATCT GTGATCCCCCAAACTTCAGAAAATGAGGTTATGATTGATGGGGAAAGTGATGGAAATGAAATTCCTCTGGGTAAAATAGTAGAGCGTTTGAGAGCTCAGGGAACCAAGACTAGAAAGGGCAAAAAGAATAAATCTGTACCAGCTGAAGATGAGAATGGTAAAAATGATGTCGATGTTTTGAAGATGGTGAGGGAGATAAATCTAGATCACTTACAAATGCTGGATAAATTCGAATCCAGTAATGGACACAAACATTCCCCTAGTGAGAGAGCAGAGATATGTCAAAGAGATCAGAAGGGTAACAAAAGGAATGTTGGTGATGCAACATCAGTAGTTTCAGTCCCTAAGCGCCGGAGATCATCTTCTGGCCATAGTCCTTACAAGTTCTCAAACAGTGGTCCTAAAGTTCAACTGAAAGCTTCTGAAGATGAGTTGCATCTAGAGAGTGACATGGACAAAAATGTCTCTTTGGACTCGCACGATGAAAATTCTGACCAAGAGAAAATGTTAGAAAGCATCTCTCCCcggaagagaaagaaaagcttatcatcaaaattaaagattaCAGAATCTGATTGGGCTCTCACCGATGTGGAGAGG CAGAGTAGGTCAGCAGGAGGTGGTGATAGCAAATTAAAGTCTGCCTCTGGATCAATGAAAAAGCGAAAAAACGTGTCAGGACTGGCGAAG TGCTCtacaaaggaaaataaattgGTAAATGATGAACTGATCGGTTGCCGAATAGAAGTTTGGTGGCCTATGGATAAACG GTTTTATGAAGGGACAGTGAAATCTTATGATTCCACAAAACAGAGACATGTG ATACTTTATGAGGATGGAGATGTTGAAGTACTTAACCTAAAGAAAGAACAGTGGGAGCTCATAGACACTGGTGGAAAGACCGCAAAG AAGTCCAGAACATCAAAGGGAaattcgaagaagaaaag atcTTCTGGAAGTAAGCCTAAGAATCCGGATGGCGTACAGAGGGATGAAGACCCAGTTACTACTAC gccaaaaggaaaaagaactccaaagaaaaacttaaaacagTTACACCCAAAAGATACACCAAAAAGTCTTTCTTTAGAACATGAGAAAGTAGAGagcagaaacaagaaaagacgATCTTCTGCTTTGCCAA TAGAGACAGAATATAGTGGGGAGGCTGGCGAAGAAAAATCAGAGTCTGAAGGAAAGTCGTTGAAAGAAGGTGAGGATGATGAGGAAGTTgtaaacaaggaagaagatttaCAGGAGGCAAAAACAGAGTCGAGTGGGGACGCTGAGGGGAAAGAAGCTGAACATGACGACTCAGATACTGAagggaaacaagaaaacaatgaaatggAGAGAGAAGCTGAAGAGAATGCTGAGACTTCTGACAATGAGACTCTT GGAGCTTGGAAGAGTAAAGTGGGTAAGTCAATCTCGAGGACAGCAATATAG